In Flavobacteriales bacterium, the following proteins share a genomic window:
- a CDS encoding ATP-binding cassette domain-containing protein, with product MSTAITLKNVGIYQNENLILEELNFELNKGEFVYLVGKTGSGKSSLLKTLYGELPLKSGTGHVAGFDISGLKRKQIPYLRRKIGIVFQDFQLLSDRTVSDNLLFVMEATGWKDKKKMSSSVDQLLHMVGLEGKNNQLPHQLSGGEQQRVAIARALVNEPELILADEPTGNLDPETSAEILNLMFAISRNGTAVLMATHDYSIMERFPMRTMKCENKKLIEVTPVAHFNPMNPLSRD from the coding sequence ATGTCCACTGCCATTACCTTAAAAAACGTTGGTATTTACCAAAACGAGAACCTCATTCTGGAGGAGCTGAACTTTGAATTGAACAAGGGTGAATTCGTTTATCTGGTTGGTAAAACGGGAAGTGGGAAATCCAGTTTATTGAAGACCCTGTATGGTGAACTTCCTTTAAAATCGGGAACCGGGCATGTAGCGGGTTTTGATATTTCGGGATTAAAACGAAAACAAATCCCCTACCTGAGAAGAAAAATCGGTATTGTTTTTCAGGATTTCCAGTTGCTAAGCGACAGAACCGTAAGTGATAATTTGCTGTTTGTTATGGAAGCCACCGGATGGAAAGACAAGAAGAAAATGAGCAGTTCGGTGGATCAGCTGCTTCATATGGTGGGATTAGAAGGAAAAAACAACCAATTACCCCATCAATTATCCGGCGGAGAGCAACAACGCGTGGCCATAGCAAGAGCCCTGGTGAATGAACCGGAATTAATCCTCGCCGATGAACCTACGGGAAATCTCGACCCTGAAACGTCTGCAGAAATTTTGAACTTAATGTTTGCTATATCCAGAAACGGAACAGCAGTTTTAATGGCCACACACGATTATTCCATTATGGAACGTTTTCCTATGCGCACCATGAAATGTGAGAACAAAAAATTAATCGAAGTTACTCCGGTGGCACATTTTAACCCCATGAATCCTTTATCCAGAGATTAA
- a CDS encoding response regulator transcription factor — protein sequence MSSKILLVEDEESLLNVIRMNLELEQYHVDTCSDGELALKMAKEGNYDLILLDVMLPKMDGFEICTQLRKTGNVSPILFLTARGTSEDRINGLKRGADDYLVKPFHLEELLLRIKILLNRNKKSITQEEREEVFSFGNFKIDFNTFEIFENGNKKTELGKREIQLLKLLIQHPGKVISREEILDKIWGEDAYPTSRTIDNYILVFRKNFESNPKEPRYFHSVRGVGYKFTP from the coding sequence ATGAGTTCAAAAATATTATTGGTAGAGGATGAGGAAAGTCTTCTGAATGTAATCCGGATGAATCTGGAATTAGAGCAATATCATGTTGATACCTGCTCCGATGGAGAGCTTGCTCTAAAAATGGCGAAAGAAGGAAATTATGACTTGATATTACTGGATGTAATGTTGCCAAAAATGGATGGATTTGAAATTTGCACACAGCTCAGAAAAACAGGAAATGTAAGTCCGATTTTATTTTTAACCGCCAGGGGAACCAGTGAAGACCGCATTAATGGATTAAAACGTGGAGCAGATGATTATTTGGTAAAACCGTTTCATCTCGAAGAATTATTATTACGCATTAAAATTTTACTCAACCGGAATAAAAAAAGCATCACGCAAGAAGAGCGTGAAGAAGTTTTTAGTTTCGGAAATTTTAAAATTGATTTTAACACCTTCGAAATTTTCGAAAACGGAAATAAAAAAACGGAATTAGGTAAACGGGAAATTCAATTGCTGAAGCTGCTCATTCAACATCCCGGAAAAGTCATCTCCAGGGAAGAAATTCTGGATAAAATCTGGGGAGAAGATGCCTACCCGACCTCCCGTACCATCGATAATTATATTCTCGTTTTCCGTAAAAACTTCGAATCGAACCCCAAAGAACCCCGTTATTTCCACTCCGTAAGAGGTGTGGGATACAAATTCACACCCTGA
- the gyrB gene encoding DNA topoisomerase (ATP-hydrolyzing) subunit B: protein MSETTEKKAGEYSADSIQVLEGLEAVRKRPAMYIGDVGEKGLHHLVYEVVDNSIDEALAGHCTHVEVWINEDNSITVKDNGRGIPVDFHEKEQRSALEVVMTVLHAGGKFDKDSYKVSGGLHGVGVSCVNALSTALKVEVHRSGKHYVQEYSIGKPLYSVKEVGETDYRGTIVTFKPDTSIFFVHEYKFDTLATRLRELAFLNKGIHLSLTDKRSADDNGEFRREEYFSEGGLKEFVRFLDQNREALMADVVYMEGEKAGIPVEVAMIYNTSFSENIHSYVNNINTHEGGTHLAGFRRGLTRTLKKYADDSGMLKNLKFEISGDDFREGLTAIVSVKVAEPLFEGQTKTKLGNNEVMGAVDQAVGEMLNNYLEENPKDARQIVNKVILAATARHAARKAREMVQRKSVMGGTSLPGKLADCSERDPAACELFLVEGDSAGGTAKQGRDRRFQAIMPLRGKILNVEKAMYHKIFENEEIKNIYTALGVKVGTEEDSKALDISRLRYHKIVIMTDADVDGSHITTLILTFLFRYMKELIENGYVYIATPPLYLVKKGQQAKYAWNDEQRDQFIAELKGQGKDSSVNIQRYKGLGEMNAEQLWETTMNPEFRTLRQVTIESAAECDRIFSMLMGDDVPPRREFIEKNAKYAKIDI from the coding sequence ATGAGTGAAACAACCGAGAAAAAAGCTGGTGAATATTCGGCGGATAGTATACAGGTTCTGGAAGGTCTTGAAGCGGTTCGTAAACGTCCTGCGATGTACATCGGAGATGTCGGTGAAAAAGGTCTCCATCACCTGGTGTATGAGGTGGTAGATAACTCGATTGACGAGGCCCTTGCGGGTCACTGTACGCATGTTGAAGTGTGGATCAATGAAGACAATTCGATTACCGTTAAGGATAATGGTCGCGGTATTCCGGTAGATTTCCACGAAAAGGAGCAGCGTTCTGCTTTAGAAGTGGTAATGACGGTGCTTCACGCCGGTGGTAAATTTGACAAGGATTCGTATAAGGTTTCCGGTGGATTGCACGGTGTAGGGGTATCGTGTGTAAATGCACTTTCTACTGCATTGAAAGTTGAAGTTCACCGTAGTGGTAAGCATTATGTGCAGGAGTATTCCATTGGTAAACCACTTTATTCGGTAAAGGAAGTTGGTGAAACGGATTATCGCGGAACGATTGTTACGTTTAAGCCGGACACTTCTATTTTCTTCGTTCATGAATATAAATTCGATACGCTGGCGACCCGTTTGCGCGAGTTGGCTTTTTTGAATAAAGGAATTCACTTGAGTTTAACGGATAAACGTTCGGCAGACGACAATGGCGAATTCCGCAGAGAAGAATATTTTTCTGAAGGTGGATTAAAAGAGTTTGTTCGTTTTCTGGATCAAAACCGTGAAGCCCTGATGGCTGATGTGGTGTATATGGAAGGCGAAAAAGCCGGAATTCCTGTTGAGGTGGCGATGATTTACAATACATCGTTTTCCGAAAACATTCACTCGTACGTAAACAACATCAATACGCATGAAGGCGGTACACACCTTGCCGGTTTTCGTCGCGGTTTAACACGTACGTTGAAAAAGTATGCAGATGATTCGGGGATGCTCAAGAACTTGAAATTTGAAATTTCGGGTGATGATTTTCGTGAAGGATTAACCGCTATCGTTTCTGTAAAAGTTGCAGAGCCATTGTTTGAGGGTCAGACCAAAACTAAATTGGGGAACAATGAAGTAATGGGGGCAGTTGATCAGGCCGTAGGCGAAATGCTGAACAATTACCTCGAAGAAAATCCGAAAGACGCCCGTCAGATCGTAAACAAAGTAATTCTTGCCGCTACTGCTCGTCACGCCGCCCGTAAAGCGCGTGAAATGGTGCAGCGTAAGAGTGTAATGGGTGGAACATCATTGCCGGGTAAACTGGCAGACTGCTCCGAACGTGATCCGGCTGCTTGCGAATTATTCCTCGTTGAGGGTGATTCTGCGGGTGGAACAGCGAAGCAGGGACGCGATCGTCGTTTTCAGGCGATTATGCCGCTACGTGGTAAAATCCTGAATGTGGAGAAAGCGATGTACCACAAAATTTTCGAAAACGAAGAGATTAAAAATATTTACACCGCATTAGGGGTTAAAGTTGGAACCGAGGAAGATTCCAAAGCACTGGATATCTCCAGACTCCGTTACCACAAAATCGTTATCATGACCGATGCCGATGTGGATGGAAGTCACATTACCACTTTAATTCTAACCTTCCTGTTCCGTTACATGAAAGAACTCATTGAAAATGGATATGTTTACATTGCTACCCCGCCGCTGTATCTCGTTAAGAAAGGACAACAAGCGAAATACGCATGGAACGATGAACAACGTGATCAGTTTATTGCGGAGTTAAAAGGACAAGGGAAAGACAGTAGCGTAAACATTCAGCGTTATAAAGGTCTTGGAGAGATGAATGCAGAACAATTGTGGGAAACCACCATGAATCCTGAATTCAGAACCCTGCGCCAGGTTACCATTGAAAGTGCAGCAGAATGTGATCGTATATTCTCCATGCTTATGGGAGATGACGTTCCGCCTCGCCGCGAATTCATTGAGAAAAATGCGAAATACGCAAAAATTGATATTTGA
- a CDS encoding glycosyltransferase: MISILIPVYNFDVRPLVNELLKQVQNSGIAFEMIIIDDCSSPDFQQMNSELKEKGGLCYFQLNENIGRSKIRNLLFEKAKFPYLLFMDCDSWPETENYISNYIRQAEEDKVVYGGRTYSPMAPEKKSQFLRWHYGINREVIPYHKRQVNPYRSFMTNNFLIHRNVYEKIKMDETVKGYGHEDSRFAYELSVMEIPVKHIDNPLRHIGLEDADVFLRQTAIGVKNLHRLIQEKKINSDNKLYSAYRMLKGDWSRKWFIRWFKRNKISIEKNLLSEHPSLRKFDLFKLGLLLQCEEEMINPEP, translated from the coding sequence ATGATCTCTATTTTAATTCCCGTTTATAATTTCGATGTGCGTCCGCTCGTCAATGAATTATTGAAGCAGGTTCAAAATAGTGGAATAGCCTTCGAGATGATTATCATCGACGATTGCTCCTCCCCCGATTTTCAGCAAATGAATTCGGAATTAAAAGAGAAAGGAGGTCTCTGCTATTTTCAGCTAAATGAAAACATTGGCCGAAGTAAAATCAGAAATTTACTTTTCGAAAAGGCAAAGTTCCCCTATTTACTTTTCATGGATTGCGATTCGTGGCCGGAAACGGAGAACTACATTTCTAATTATATCCGTCAGGCAGAAGAAGATAAAGTGGTTTATGGAGGCAGGACCTATTCTCCAATGGCACCTGAAAAAAAATCGCAATTCTTACGTTGGCATTATGGCATTAACCGGGAAGTTATTCCCTATCATAAACGACAGGTAAATCCATACCGCAGTTTTATGACCAATAATTTTTTGATTCACCGCAATGTGTATGAAAAAATTAAAATGGATGAAACGGTAAAGGGATACGGACATGAAGACTCGCGCTTTGCTTATGAATTATCAGTAATGGAAATTCCGGTAAAACATATTGATAATCCATTACGACATATAGGACTCGAAGACGCTGATGTTTTTTTAAGACAAACTGCCATTGGTGTAAAAAATCTCCATCGCTTAATCCAGGAAAAAAAGATAAACTCAGATAATAAGTTATATTCCGCTTACCGCATGCTTAAGGGCGACTGGAGCCGGAAATGGTTTATACGCTGGTTTAAACGAAATAAAATATCCATAGAAAAAAATCTTCTTTCTGAACATCCCTCTCTTCGGAAATTCGATTTATTTAAACTAGGATTACTGCTTCAATGTGAAGAAGAAATGATTAATCCGGAACCATAG
- a CDS encoding gliding motility-associated C-terminal domain-containing protein gives MKTTLYIFLALTFLFSCKKYEHTDLISQGHYYIENGDTISTCFIPTAFTPQTRDGINDEFKPIVTGYLEGSFSVKIYSQNSDLLFSSSLPENGWDGTYHGGYYQSVYASVQVRFTASNGNELQFESPLLVQY, from the coding sequence ATGAAAACTACTTTATATATTTTTTTAGCGCTGACATTTCTATTCTCCTGCAAAAAATATGAGCATACCGATTTGATTTCGCAGGGACATTATTATATCGAAAACGGTGATACTATTTCTACATGTTTTATTCCAACTGCTTTTACCCCTCAAACCAGAGATGGAATAAATGATGAATTTAAACCCATTGTAACCGGTTATCTCGAAGGAAGTTTTTCGGTAAAAATATATAGTCAGAATTCAGATTTACTCTTCTCTTCTTCATTACCTGAAAACGGGTGGGACGGAACATATCACGGCGGCTATTACCAATCCGTTTATGCAAGTGTTCAGGTTCGCTTTACTGCAAGTAACGGAAATGAACTTCAATTTGAGTCACCCCTATTAGTACAATATTAA
- a CDS encoding tetratricopeptide repeat protein, translated as MARRIVWFCALVFVLFIQSGTLYAQKTKIYTDKYVAYRDALELYDKEKYSAAQEKFEEVIKVLNDQQDEVSINAEYYYALCALKLFHPDAEYLLERFVDMHPESPQVRTVYLHLGRHFFQNKKWKKALEYFDKVDLFHLNEKEKAEYHYKKGYSYFQLKENKAAANEFVLIKESENDYREPALYYYSHIAYQDKIYQVALEGFEKLKSSETFRALVPYYIAQIYYLQGRYDDVITYVPPILDTCKGKQKPELAHLVGDSYYRLKKYDIAVPYLEQYLATVTPNREENYIMGYSYYRSGFYEKAVPYLNKTTNGKDEMAQLSYYHMGDCYLRLNKKDYARNAYEGASELEFDKKIQEDATFSYARLSYELSNNPFHEAIDALQAYLKKYPESPRRDEAYSFLVNVYLTTRKYQSALDAIDKVKNKDFRIQTAYQMVTFNLGVELFQNGKYDEAIRAFENVKTYPIDKRLNAESRFWIAECLYKKEKYDEAIESYSRFQQEPGAFSMKYYNIANYNIAYAWYEKGMDEIERTKSGGDNSSLNSSLYAFKKFIADKDEKDKVKLADASLRVGDLYYFKKENENAIEFYNKAYDYNVGSRDYALYQIAHCRHLIRKYDDAVTTYNKLIRDFPSSNYVPEAVFEIGEVYRENQNHAKSIESYKEFISRYPANQRVNKAIGYIALSYYQLKNYPESETYYRKLLTSKNAQDIQTALDGLKNVLTAQDREAEWVALVKQYDKQGESSKEIENTLWDQAEKAYNENNCDKAIEKFNNYLNQFPNGVYVLQARFYKGECLYSRDETKDLAIAEYEYVYGLSGNPYMETISLKMGNYWFQKKDYAQSNKYYLNLEKVGSSGVNILNAQIGLMRGYFLTNDFVLAHEYAKKVLKDNTVKDDLKSESYFISGMSLLQTGDLVNAKLDLESSIKITKTGWRWAESRYNICFILFKQGDHKKCETEIFSFVKVKPNYDYWVAKSYILLADNYLALNDAFQAKATLKSVIDHYVGDDDIVATAQQKYDAIIQSENTQNQKRMMENTNTEEGTEETNQE; from the coding sequence ATGGCGAGAAGAATCGTATGGTTTTGCGCTTTAGTTTTTGTGCTGTTTATTCAGTCTGGAACACTCTATGCGCAAAAGACTAAAATTTACACGGATAAATACGTTGCATACCGCGACGCATTGGAGTTGTATGACAAGGAAAAATATTCTGCTGCACAAGAGAAATTCGAAGAGGTGATTAAAGTCCTCAACGACCAGCAGGATGAGGTGAGCATAAACGCCGAGTACTATTACGCGCTCTGTGCGTTAAAATTATTCCATCCAGATGCAGAATACCTTCTGGAGCGTTTTGTCGACATGCACCCTGAATCGCCACAGGTGCGTACAGTGTATTTGCATTTAGGCCGCCACTTTTTTCAAAACAAAAAATGGAAGAAAGCGCTCGAATATTTCGATAAGGTAGATTTGTTTCATCTCAATGAAAAAGAAAAAGCGGAATACCATTACAAAAAGGGATATTCCTATTTTCAATTGAAAGAAAATAAAGCGGCTGCCAATGAATTTGTTTTAATTAAAGAAAGCGAAAACGACTATAGAGAACCTGCTTTATATTATTATTCCCACATTGCGTATCAGGATAAAATTTATCAGGTTGCATTGGAGGGATTTGAAAAATTAAAAAGTAGTGAAACGTTCAGGGCGCTGGTTCCCTATTATATTGCACAGATTTATTATTTACAAGGAAGATACGATGATGTAATCACCTATGTGCCTCCGATTCTGGATACCTGTAAAGGAAAACAAAAACCTGAATTGGCCCACCTTGTTGGTGATTCCTATTATCGCCTGAAAAAATATGATATTGCTGTTCCTTATCTGGAACAATACCTTGCTACCGTTACACCCAATCGCGAGGAAAACTATATTATGGGTTATTCCTATTACCGAAGTGGATTTTATGAAAAAGCGGTTCCTTATTTAAACAAGACAACCAATGGTAAAGATGAAATGGCGCAATTGTCCTATTACCACATGGGTGATTGTTACCTGCGATTGAATAAAAAAGATTATGCAAGAAATGCTTACGAAGGTGCATCTGAATTAGAATTCGATAAAAAAATTCAGGAAGACGCTACCTTTTCTTACGCACGTTTATCTTACGAGCTTTCCAATAATCCTTTTCACGAAGCGATTGATGCGCTTCAGGCTTATTTGAAAAAATATCCGGAAAGTCCACGTCGTGATGAGGCGTATTCCTTCCTGGTGAATGTTTATCTCACCACCCGCAAGTATCAGTCGGCTTTAGATGCCATTGATAAGGTGAAAAACAAGGATTTCAGAATTCAGACGGCTTATCAGATGGTAACGTTTAATCTTGGGGTGGAATTATTTCAGAATGGAAAATACGATGAAGCGATTCGTGCATTTGAAAATGTGAAGACTTATCCGATCGACAAGCGCTTGAATGCAGAAAGTCGTTTTTGGATTGCGGAATGTTTATACAAAAAAGAGAAATACGATGAAGCCATCGAATCCTATTCCCGATTCCAGCAGGAACCCGGTGCCTTTTCCATGAAGTATTATAACATTGCCAATTACAACATTGCCTATGCCTGGTATGAAAAGGGAATGGATGAAATTGAGCGTACAAAATCGGGTGGCGATAACAGTTCTCTGAATTCAAGTTTGTATGCATTTAAAAAATTCATTGCGGATAAAGACGAAAAGGATAAAGTAAAACTTGCGGATGCCAGCTTAAGGGTTGGTGATTTGTATTATTTCAAAAAGGAAAATGAGAATGCCATAGAGTTTTATAATAAAGCTTATGATTACAATGTGGGTTCGCGTGACTATGCACTGTACCAGATTGCGCATTGTCGTCACCTCATTCGTAAATATGATGATGCCGTAACAACCTACAACAAACTGATTCGTGATTTTCCGTCGAGCAATTATGTCCCCGAAGCCGTATTTGAAATCGGTGAAGTATATCGCGAAAATCAAAACCATGCGAAAAGTATTGAATCCTATAAGGAATTTATTAGCCGCTACCCAGCCAATCAGCGGGTGAATAAAGCGATTGGGTACATAGCACTTTCTTATTATCAGCTTAAAAATTATCCGGAGTCGGAAACCTATTACCGGAAATTGCTAACCAGCAAAAACGCGCAGGATATTCAAACTGCTTTGGATGGCTTAAAGAATGTATTAACGGCCCAGGATCGTGAAGCGGAGTGGGTGGCACTTGTGAAGCAATATGATAAACAAGGTGAATCTTCGAAAGAAATTGAAAACACCTTGTGGGATCAGGCCGAAAAAGCCTACAACGAAAACAATTGTGATAAAGCCATTGAAAAATTCAACAATTATCTAAATCAGTTTCCAAACGGAGTTTACGTTTTACAAGCTCGTTTTTATAAAGGAGAGTGCTTGTACTCGAGGGATGAAACCAAAGATTTGGCCATTGCTGAATATGAATATGTTTATGGCCTAAGCGGGAATCCTTATATGGAAACCATTTCCTTAAAGATGGGTAATTACTGGTTCCAGAAGAAGGATTACGCTCAGAGTAATAAATATTATTTAAACCTCGAAAAAGTAGGTTCTTCGGGGGTTAATATTCTCAATGCGCAAATTGGATTAATGCGCGGGTATTTTCTGACCAACGATTTTGTCCTTGCGCATGAATACGCGAAAAAGGTGTTAAAGGACAACACAGTGAAAGATGATTTAAAATCAGAATCGTATTTCATCTCCGGGATGTCCTTATTGCAAACCGGTGATTTGGTCAATGCCAAACTCGATCTGGAAAGCTCCATTAAAATTACCAAAACCGGATGGCGGTGGGCTGAATCGCGTTATAACATTTGTTTCATTCTGTTTAAGCAGGGAGATCATAAAAAATGCGAGACGGAAATTTTCAGTTTCGTAAAAGTTAAACCGAATTATGATTATTGGGTGGCAAAATCATATATCCTTCTTGCGGATAATTATTTAGCACTCAACGATGCATTCCAGGCAAAAGCTACCTTAAAAAGCGTTATCGATCACTATGTGGGAGATGATGATATTGTTGCTACTGCTCAACAGAAATATGATGCTATTATTCAATCTGAGAATACCCAGAACCAGAAGCGAATGATGGAAAATACCAATACCGAGGAAGGAACCGAAGAAACTAATCAGGAATGA